A genomic window from Hyla sarda isolate aHylSar1 chromosome 8, aHylSar1.hap1, whole genome shotgun sequence includes:
- the LOC130285551 gene encoding gamma-crystallin 1-like has product MGKIIFYEDKNFQGRSYECSSDCSDLHSYFNRCNSIRVENGNWMLYEHPNYTGHQYFLRRGEYPDFQQWLGFNDSIRSCRIIPLQRGPYRIRIYQKEGFKGESMEFVDDCSSVYESFNYHDIYSCNVFDGNWIFYEQPNFRGQQYHLGPGEYRRCIDWGASNPRVGSFRHVRESY; this is encoded by the exons atgggAAAG ATCATCTTCTATGAGGACAAGAACTTCCAGGGCCGCTcttatgagtgcagctctgactGTTCTGATCTCCACTCTTACTTCAACCGCTGCAATTCCATCCGAGTAGAGAATGGAAACTGGATGCTGTATGAGCACCCCAACTACACTGGACACCAGTACTTCCTGAGGAGGGGGGAATATCCTGACTTCCAGCAGTGGCTGGGCTTCAATGACTCCATCAGGTCTTGCCGTATCATTCCTCTG CAACGTGGTCCCTACAGAATAAGGATCTATCAAAAAGAAGGCTTTAAAGGAGAAAGCATGGAGTTTGTAGATGACTGTTCCTCAGTCTATGAGAGTTTCAACTATCATGACATCTACTCTTGCAATGTCTTTGATGGCAACTGGATCTTTTATGAGCAGCCAAACTTCAGGGGGCAACAGTATCACCTGGGACCTGGAGAGTACAGAAGATGCATTGACTGGGGAGCATCTAACCCCAGAGTTGGTTCCTTCAGGCATGTTAGGGAAAGTTATTAA